One genomic region from Vigna radiata var. radiata cultivar VC1973A unplaced genomic scaffold, Vradiata_ver6 scaffold_464, whole genome shotgun sequence encodes:
- the LOC106755218 gene encoding ATP-dependent zinc metalloprotease FTSH 12, chloroplastic → MELSITHTPNPLHCFSSPQLFPNPNVFTLSAPRPRRKLRFRVSATAEPDGASWSQSLRRGSQRFWINFGEMVKKETGLDFQNSSVKNVGEVMSGDELRRFGTQWVSKFVDWNRWERWKNIKDWEPLRIGTFVLYIFVVTFACRGAYVAVKTPFLNRQKKELAEAYMEVLIPEPSPTNIRRFKKGMWKRTMPKGLKMKKLIERPDGTLVHDTSYVGEDAWEDDQEERVKQIIEDDERLNKEEKKELTKGLGISGEVQFEGTWRERLHKWRDILRKERFAEQLDSLNAKYVVEFDMKEVEQSLRKDVAEKVTPTQDTRALWIAKRWWRYRPKLPYTYFLNKLDNSEVAAVVFTEDLKKLYVTMKEGFPLEFVVDIPLDPHLFEIITSSGAEVDLLQKRQIHYFMKVVIALVPGILILWLIRESVMLLHITSKRFLYKKYNQLIDMARAENFIMPVGDVGETKSMYKEVVLGGDVWDLLDELMIYMGNPMQFYERGVQFVRGVLLSGPPGTGKTLFARTLAKESGLPFVFASGAEFTDSERSGASRINEMFSIARRNAPCFVFVDEIDAIAGRHARKDPRRRATFEALIAQLDGEKEKTGVDRVSLRQAIIFICATNRPDELDPEFVRPGRIDRRLYIGLPDAKQRIQIFGVHSSGKQLSEDVNFDELVFRTVGFSGADIRNLVNESAIMSVRKGHSKIFQQDIIDVLDKQLLEGMGVLLTEEEQQKCEQRVSLEKRRLLAVHEAGHVVLAHLFPRFDWHAFSQLLPGGKETAISVFYPREDMVDQGYTTFGYMMMQMVVAHGGRCAERIVFGDDISDGGSDDLEKITKIAREMVISPQNKKLGLIGLTKRVGLIDRPDSPDGELIRYRWDDPHVIPADMTLEVSELFTRELTRYIEETEELAMNALRNNRHILDLIAKELLERSRVTGLEVEEKLKEHSPVMFEDFAKPFQINPDEEGPLPHNDRIRYHLPDLYPAPLHRC, encoded by the exons ATGGAACTCTCCATTACGCACACTCCCAATCCTCTTCACTGTTTCTCATCACCACAACTCTTTCCAAACCCCAACGTTTTCACGCTAAGCGCACCGCGTCCCCGCAGAAAGCTTCGGTTCCGAGTTTCGGCCACCGCGGAGCCCGATGGGGCGTCGTGGTCGCAGTCGCTGCGGCGTGGGTCGCAGCGGTTCTGGATCAACTTTGGGGAAATGGTGAAGAAAGAGACGGGTCTTGACTTCCAGAACAGCAGCGTGAAGAACGTAGGCGAGGTTATGAGCGGAGATGAATTGCGAAGGTTTGGGACTCAGTGGGTGTCTAAGTTTGTCGATTGGAACCGGTGGGAACGCTGGAAG AACATCAAAGACTGGGAACCTTTGCGAATTGGCACAtttgttctttatatttttgttgtcaCATTTGCTTGTAGAGGAGCATATGTTGCTGTTAAAACACCTTTCCTAAATCGGCAGAAAAAAGAATTAGCAGAAGCTTACATGGAAGTGTTAATTCCTGAACCATCCCCTACTAACATCAGAAG ATTTAAGAAGGGTATGTGGAAGAGGACCATGCCAAAAGgcctaaaaatgaaaaagcttATTGAAAGACCTGATGGAACACTTGTTCATGATACTTCTTATGTTGGAGAGGATGCATGGGAGGATGATCAAGAGGAGCGTGTAAAACAAATTATAGAGGATGATGAAAGGTTaaacaaagaagagaagaaggaactCACAAAAGGCTTGGGCATTTCAG GTGAGGTTCAATTTGAGGGTACATGGCGTGAAAGACTTCATAAATGGAGAGACATCCTTAGAAAGGAACGTTTTGCCGAACAATTAGATTCCTTAAATGCCAAATATGTAGTTGAATTTGACATGAAAGAGGTTGAACAGAGTCTTCGGAAGGATGTAGCAGAGAAGGTGACACCCACTCAGGATACTAGGGCTCTATGGATAGCTAAGAGGTGGTGGCGCTATCGGCCTAAACTTCCTTATACTTATTTCCTCAACAAGCTTGATAATTCTGAG GTAGCAGCTGTTGTCTTTACtgaagatttgaaaaaattgtatgtgACAATGAAAGAAGGTTTTCCATTGGAATTTGTC GTTGATATCCCTCTCGATCCTCATCTGTTTGAGATTATTACGAGTTCTGGAGCTGAAGTAGATCTCCTTCAGAAGCGACAGATCCATTATTTCATGAAGGTTGTGATTGCTTTAGTACCTGGAATACTGATTCTCTGGCTTATAAGGGAGTCTGTGATGCTTCTACATATTACTTCCAAGAGGTTTCTTTACAAAAAGTATAATCAACTCATTGATATGGCCCGAGCAGAAAATTTCATTATG CCAGTTGGAGACGTTGGTGAAACAAAGTCAATGTACAAGGAAGTTGTGTTGGGGGGTGACGTTTGGGATCTTCTTGATGAATTAATGATCTATATGGGAAATCCTATGCAGTTCTATGAAAGGGGTGTGCAGTTTGTTCGG GGTGTTCTACTTTCTGGACCTCCAGGAACTGGAAAAACATTGTTTGCCAGGACACTTGCAAAAGAAAGTGGATTACCTTTTGTATTTGCTTCAGGTGCTGAGTTCACTGATAGTGAAAGAAGTGGTGCATCTAGGATAAATGAGATGTTTTCCATTGCTAGGAGAAAT GCACCTTGTTTTGTATTTGTAGATGAAATAGATGCTATTGCTGGAAGACATGCTAGGAAGGATCCTCGGAGAAGGGCAACTTTTGAGGCTCTTATTGCGCAGCTTGATGGGGA GAAGGAAAAAACTGGAGTTGACCGTGTATCTCTCAGACAAGCTATCATATTCATCTGTGCTACAAATAGGCCAGATGAATTAGATCCCGAGTTTGTTCGTCCTGGTCGTATTGATCGTCGACTGTACATTGGTTTGCCTGATGCAAAGCAGAGAATCCAGATTTTTGGTGTGCACAGTTCTGGAAAGCAATTGTCCGAGGATGTGAATTTTGATGAG CTTGTCTTCCGTACTGTTGGATTCTCTGGAGCAGATATAAGAAACCTTGTTAATGAATCAGCAATAATGTCG GTGAGAAAAGGGCATTCCAAAATTTTCCAGCAAGATATTATTGATGTATTGGATAAACAACTGCTTGAGGGTATGGGTGTCCTTCTGACAGAGGAAGAGCAACAAAAATGTGAACAAAGG GTATCTCTGGAAAAGAGGAGATTGCTTGCTGTTCATGAAGCTGGGCATGTGGTGCTTGCTCACTTATTTCCTAGGTTTGATTGGCATGCATTTTCACAGCTCCTGCCTGGGGGCAAG GAAACTGCAATATCTGTATTCTATCCTCGAGAAGATATGGTAGACCAAGGTTATACAACATTTGGTTACATGATGATGCAAATGGTAGTGGCTCATGGTGGTCGATGTGCTGAACGTATTGTATTTGGTGATGATATAAGTGATGGAGGAAGCGATGATCTTGAAAAGATAACAAAG ATTGCTAGGGAGATGGTTATCAGCCCTCAAAATAAGAAGTTGGGGTTAATCGGTTTAACAAAAAGGGTTGGTTTAATTGATCGACCAGACAGCCCAGATGGAGAGTTGATAAGATATAGA TGGGATGACCCTCATGTAATTCCTGCTGACATGACGCTAGAGGTGTCTGAGCTTTTTACAAGGGAGTTGACTAGG TACATTGAAGAAACTGAAGAACTTGCAATGAATGCTTTAAGGAATAATAGGCACATTTTGGACTTGATTGCAAAGGAACTACTGGAGAGGTCAAGGGTAACTGGATTG